In Physeter macrocephalus isolate SW-GA chromosome 2, ASM283717v5, whole genome shotgun sequence, a single window of DNA contains:
- the LOC114487323 gene encoding spermatogenesis-associated protein 31D1, producing MSPSPSFFSFCSQHQGRAKGRRKGRTPKGWRACQSEVEEARKVLSLLQSPLGRHDDITRFRQLLCPDPFCEVCNNATAEVNRLLLPEAPEDSTSSVFPLASTAPVTDSSFALSPAFSTVPSRDLTPASLPETSPLSPSALSPNPMTPLVDVFSPSPLGHSLAPEPFPSLDSEFPVDSSPPQPLAFPPLLPHDTQTADPVLPREATLSPDTIFSLDPTQSVADKHDSAVCLPFWSSKDKPKELHVPQQPPYPKTLEDHLQQKPIQFFWGLPSLHSESLPSAVHVLADSSSIFIFNRNSNASTGQESPVLPDPLPLALPEIQPGPLPQSQPLPLTQVQSQADPQSPLPVIPSEPLPQIRICGVSFHRPQDESESLSSSEIQQLEWNIVQKQQGSVWGLPSVVQRSREDFCPSAPNVPCHRAPQAHVSISILPGEFPLSDELRKKLEHHLRKRLIQRRWGLPRRIYESVSLMLPPNRFSEASESESNNGVSPIPVSKGQSSKNVDVGLSQTGSFHERSSEMFQLEEDVGKDLGHSLENGPKDHLLNDPKSSSGKDLGYDSEKDLSSSQTVSLSEKNSRVSAESLGRRQPENVLKVHLSKKLEEINEGRLPGTVHNSWHAIRQTLLLSVKSHTQTKLRSLPSSVGEAYSLNTFQDLTFVDSSAQQMLEAHIKRFRMRMLWALPRRVLESIRISKLKDASFQSLSHANLPSSTSVISEADSKSGSFKSFRGSSKSLHGDKVGTTTTPALDRSLPATSPVGKGGQRVLRQSRSDVNRGLAEDVQRIKDARQTRLPVSLCVTGKAGPRQTQLANRYPQKLLAKQAGARYEPKHKTVSFSDKGEMQQGKKVEESEPVSMPKWSREVFTAEELDTLQLKTSDMLTTRKPGSSQMTNVKEHKEETTVTPGSPPPKFPVPQDPKSLDLKEQLFSELNFKLENREHSQAQGQPTDTSLASDNLTYEASLTHAQVVSGGDMGASQVLHVHLKDRGIRMEQQQEPRVPKHALRRCQDKNFPPTAKRVSPLEPKAEELGGGDPRLGTSQLRRKSFPTQEMVLKETLASKSSQTLSEKGQPLPEGRVRKRMKDFLQWFFSGKKYKRLEDAQEKRSPISTVQNRGLVKSRAALTGTTGAQKIVTDIGKSLEEKLGCQHVIDATCSQEPLPSPVQFRKTQQKAEVQV from the exons ATGAGCCCCAgcccttcattcttttctttttgttctcagcATCAGGGTAGAGccaaggggagaaggaaaggtaGAACACCGAAAGGTTGGAGAGCTTGCCAGAGCGAAGTAGAGGAGGCAAGGAAGGTGCTTTCTCTTCTGCAAAG CCCCCTGGGCCGGCACGATGACATCACCCGCTTTCGTCAACTCTTATGTCCAGACCCCTTCTGTGAGGTGTGTAATAATGCAACTGCTGAGGTCAATCGGCTGCTACTCCCAGAGGCCCCGGAAGATTCTACTTCCTCTGTGTTCCCGTTGGCTTCCACAGCTCCTGTGACTGACTCATCGTTTGCTCTGTCCCCTGCCTTCTCAACAGTCCCTTCAAGAGACCTAACaccagcctctctgcctgagACTTCCCCACTGTCCCCCTCCGCTCTCTCCCCTAACCCTATGACCCCCTTAGTTGACGTTTTTTCACCCTCCCCATTGGGTCATTCTCTGGCACCAGAGCCTTTTCCTTCCTTGGATTCCGAATTCCCAGTGGActcttccccaccccaaccccttgCCTTTCCCCCTCTCCTACCACATGACACACAGACAGCAGATCCTGTTCTCCCACGAGAGGCCACTTTGTCTCCGGATACCATTTTCTCTCTTGACCCCACCC AGTCAGTTGCTGATAAGCATGACTCGGCAGTCTGCCTTCCCTTTTGGAGCAGCAAAGACAAACCAAAGGAGCTGCATGTGCCTCAGCAGCCCCCATATCCTAAGACCCTGGAGGACCATTTACAGCAAAAACCTATCCAGTTCTTCTGGGGTCTCCCGTCTCTGCACAGCGAGTCCTTGCCCTCTGCTGTTCATGTCTTGGCTGACAGTTCCTCAATCTTTATTTTCAATAGAAACTCGAATGCCTCCACAGGCCAAGAATCGCCAGTGCTTCCCGATCCCCTACCTCTGGCCTTGCCTGAGATTCAGCCTGGACCCTTGCCTCAATCTCAGCCACTACCTCTCACTCAGGTCCAGTCCCAGGCCGACCCTCAATCCCCACTCCCAGTCATACCGTCTGAGCCTCTACCCCAGATTAGGATCTGTGGAGTAAGTTTCCACAGACCTCAGGATGAGTCAGAGTCTCTCTCCTCATCTGAAATTCAACAGCTGGAATGGAACATTGTGCAGAAGCAACAGGGAAGTGTGTGGGGTTTACCCTCTGTGGTCCAAAGATCTCGGGAAGACTTTTGTCCATCAGCTCCTAACGTTCCTTGCCACCGGGCCCCCCAGGCCCATGTTTCAATCTCCATCCTTCCTGGGGAGTTTCCTCTCAGTGATGAACTTCGGAAGAAACTAGAGCATCACCTTCGAAAGAGGCTCATCCAACGCCGGTGGGGCCTGCCCCGCAGAATCTACGAGTCTGTGTCACTGATGTTGCCTCCAAATCGTTTTTCAGAGGCATCTGAGTCGGAGAGCAATAATGGAGTCTCACCAATCCCTGTGTCTAAGGGTCAGAGTAGCAAAAATGTAGATGTTGGATTGAGCCAAACTGGAAGCTTCCATGAGAGGAGCTCAGAAATGTTCCAGCTGGAGGAAGATGTGGGGAAGGATCTGGGACACAGCCTAGAGAATGGCCCCAAAGATCACCTGTTGAATGACCCAAAGAGCTCTTCAGGTAAGGATCTGGGGTATGACTCTGAGAAAGACCTAAGCAGCAGTCAGACGGTGAGTCTCTCAGAGAAAAATTCAAGGGTGTCAGCAGAGAGTCTAGGTCGGAGGCAACCTGAAAATGTCCTAAAAGTACATTTGAGCAAGAAGTTGGAGGAAATAAATGAGGGTCGGCTCCCTGGGACTGTGCATAATTCATGGCATGCTATCAGGCAAACATTGCTTCTTTCTGTGAAATCCCACACCCAAACAAAACTGAGAAGTTTGCCATCATCAGTGGGTGAGGCCTACTCCCTGAATACCTTCCAGGACCTGACTTTTGTTGATTCCAGTGCACAACAGATGCTGGAAGCCCATATTAAAAGGTTTCGTATGAGGATGTTGTGGGCCCTTCCCCGCAGGGTCCTTGAATCCATACGGATCTCTAAATTGAAAGACGCCTCATTCCAGTCCTTGTCTCATGCCAACTTGCCCTCCTCAACCAGTGTGATTTCTGAGGCAGACTCCAAATCTGGGAGCTTCAAGTCCTTTAGAGGAAGCTCTAAGTCTCTCCATGGAGACAAAGTGGGAACAACAACAACCCCTGCCCTGGATCGTTCTCTCCCTGCCACCTCACCTGTGGGCAAAGGAGGACAGAGGGTCCTGAGACAATCACGCTCTGATGTCAACCGTGGGCTGGCAGAGGATGTTCAGAGAATTAAGGATGCCAGACAGACTCGTCTGCCTGTCTCACTCTGCGTCACAGGGAAAGCAGGTCCTAGACAGACTCAACTAGCCAACAGATATCCCCAAAAGCTGCTTGCAAAGCAAGCTGGGGCCAGATATGAGCCGAAGCATAAGACTGTGAGTTTCAGTGATAAAGGAGAAATGCAACAGGGCAAAAAGGTGGAGGAGTCAGAACCTGTTTCCATGCCCAAATGGTCTAGGGAGGTATTCACGGCCGAGGAGCTTGATACTCTTCAATTAAAAACTAGTGACATGTTGACAACTCGCAAGCCAGGGAGCTCCCAAATGACAAATGTGAAGgagcataaagaagaaactacCGTGACCCCTGGAAGCCCCCCACCCAAATTCCCAGTTCCCCAAGATCCGAAATCATTAGACCTTAAAGAACAACTGTTCAGTGAGTTAAACTTTAAACTGGAGAACAGGGAGCATAGCCAGGCTCAAGGCCAACCCACGGACACATCCCTTGCCTCAGATAACTTGACTTACGAGGCCTCACTGACTCACGCCCAGGTTGTCTCGGGTGGGGACATGGGAGCTTCCCAGGTGCTGCATGTCCATTTGAAGGACAGAGGAATCAGGATGGAGCAGCAGCAGGAACCTCGGGTCCCTAAGCATGCCTTAAGGAGATGCCAGGATAAGAATTTCCCACCAACTGCAAAGAGGGTGAGCCCTCTGGAGCCCAAGGCAGAAGAGCTTGGTGGAGGGGATCCAAGGTTGGGGACATCCCAACTTAGGAGGAAGAGTTTCCCTACTCAGGAGATGGTACTAAAGGAGACACTTGCGAGCAAGTCTTCCCAGACCCTATCAGAGAAGGGACAGCCTCTTCCTGAAGGCCgtgtcagaaaaagaatgaaggactTCTTGCAATggtttttttctgggaaaaaatacaaaaggctAGAAGATGCCCAGGAAAAACGCAGCCCCATATCAACTGTGCAGAACAGAGGCCTAGTTAAAAGTAGAGCTGCCTTAACTGGGACAACTGGAGCTCAGAAAATCGTGACAGACATCGGGAAGTCCCTAGAGGAGAAACTGGGGTGTCAGCATGTAATTGATGCCACCTGCTCTCAAgagccccttccttccccagtgCAGTTTAGGAAAACTCAGCAAAAGGCGGAAGTGCAGGTC